In Kangiella koreensis DSM 16069, the DNA window AAAGTTAGTGAAAAAGGTTCAAATTCAGAGTTCACCTATGGTTACCGCCGGTTATCATTGTTCGGTGCACTTATTAATGGTCTAGTTCTGATTATTGGTTCCGTCTGGGTTCTGACAGAAGCTATCCCTAAACTCCTGCAACCAGAAATGCCTATGGTTGAGGGCATGATCGCGTTAGCCGTGTTTGGGGTGCTAGTTAATGGTTTTGCGGCTTATAAATTAAGTAAAGGTAAAACTCTTAATGAGCGTATACTCAACTGGCATTTACTGGAAGATGTACTTGGTTGGGTTGCAGTTTTAATCGTTTCCATCGTACTTCTTTTTGTTGACTGGCCCATTCTTGACCCAGCTTTGTCGTTTCTTTTCACTCTCTATATTTTAATTAATGTTGCTAAAAACCTTTGGCACACTATAAGGTTATTTTTACAGGCAATCCCTGACAAAGAACTGTCAAAATCAGTATACAAAACCTTAATAGAACTTGAAGAAGTGGACAGTATCCATCACCTGCACTTGTGGTCATTGGATGGAGAGCATCACGTACTTACTGCTCATCTAGCTCTACAGGATGCACTATCTATGCAGCAACAGCTGGAGTTAAAAAAATCTATAGCAGAACGATTGAGTAAATTTAATTTAGAGCATACGACTATTGAGCTTGAAATGACTGACGAGCAATGCCGCGATGCTTCTGAAGCTTTGTAATTGGGAGAGTACAGCTATAATTTATATTGTGGCCGCACAGTAACTGGTACCCTTGACTTATGCGTCGATTAATTTATTTCGTTGAATCAAATCTTGTTTGGTTTGTGATTATTGTAGCTGGAGTTGGCCTGATATTGCCCGAATCCGGGAAGTACCTCGACTCCTCAATAGCCCCTTTACTTGTGATTCTGATGTTTGTGATCAGCCTTACATTTGATGCACATGCCGTACGAATAGTCTTTCGCAAACCGTCAAGACAGTTTTTGGCAATGGGGCTCGTCTATGGCCCGATTCAATTGCAGGCTTCTTGACTGGTCGCCTTTTTCAATGCGGTCAATACAGCCTTTTCTCCTTTCGTAGTTCCGCTCCTTTTTCTATGGCTGACAGGGATACAGCTAGAAGTCCCTCTCGTTTCCATCATCCTGGAGTTAGCTCTAGTTGTTTTAGTGCCTACAATTCTCGGTGTAACCTTACGCACCAACTTTCCGACGATTATTTCAAAGCATGATTCGACTTACGCAGGAATTGGGTCAGTCTTCTATCTTGTAATATTACTTGCGGTAGTGGCTTCCAATGCAGAAACCATCATTGGTTATGGATAGTATGCTTTTGTAATTGCTGGAGCAGCTTTAAGTCTAAATCTTTGTGGCTACTTAATTGGAATGGTTTCACGGTTTATAACGACAGACCGACCGGAAGTCATCGCATACCTATTTACTGTCAGCAAAAAAGAATTTAGCATTGCAGCGGCTTTTGTGGCTGCATCCCGGTTGCCATCAGAAATAGTAATACCAGCCACATTCTTTGCAGTAATTCAGATGATCACATCTCCTATTGTGGCCAAATATCTTGCTTGAGGCTAGCTCTCAAACAGTTACTGAAGAAACTTTCCACGAAGAAATATGCAGTAAATTGGTAGTACCGTATCACTGGAAACCAAAAGCAGACTCATAAATATCTTTTCTGACGAAAGATAAAGCTTACCCAGCACAGCAAGACAGTTCTTTAATATCTTTACTGAAAGTTTGTGCACAAAGCTTCAGGCCTTCCACCATAGTTAAATAAGGAAACAATTGATCCGCTAAGTCATCCACTGTCATGTGGTTGTGAATCGCCAGTGCCGCGCTCTGGATAATCTCGCCGCCATCATGAGCTAATACTTGGGCTCCGATCAGGCGTTGGGAGCCAGCTTCAACCACCAGTTTGATGAAACCCTGAGAGTCGAAGTTAGCCAGTGCTCGAGGCACGTTTTCCAGTGGCAATACTCGACTTTCGGTCTCAATATTCTGTGCATGAGCTTCTTGTTCTGACAACCCTACCGTTGCTACCTGCGGTTCGGTAAAGATCACGGCTGGCATCGCGGATAGATTCAACCGAGCTTCACCCCCTGTCATGTTAATCCCTGCACGACTGCCTGCCGCTGCCGCGACATAAACCAGTTGCGGCATGTTACTACAATCACCTGCTGCGTAAATATGTGACTGTGATGTGCGCATCTGATCACCTACAGTGACCGCTCCATTGGCCTCTTTTTCTACACCGGCAGCGGCAAGATTAAGCTTACCGGTATTAGGTGCACGGCCGGTGGCGACCAGCAATTTATCGCCACGAATTTCTCCTTGCTCGGTATCAAGGATAAACTTATTATCTTCATAAGACACCTGACTGGCTTGGGTATGTTCCAGTACGCGAATGCCTTCCTGTTCAAAAGCTACGGTTAAGCCTTCTCCCAACAGTGGGTCTTCACGGAGCAATAAAGTACTGCGAGCCAAGATAGTGACCTCTGCACCCAGCCGACGATAAGCTTGAGCAAGTTCGACAGCCACAACTGAAGAGCCTATCACTAACAAGTGCTCAGGTAGCTCAGTTTCGAATAAAGCTTCCGTCGAAGTCCAATAAGGGGTATCAACCAGGCCTGGAATAGGAGGAATAGATGGCTGACTGCCGCTGGCAATCAAAAAGCGATCTGCAACCAGCTCTTGCTCGTAACCATCTTTGTTGCGAATAGTTAAGGTATGAGTATCTTTAAAAGATGCATAACCTTGTACCAATGACAATGCTGGATTGGTATCCAGAATATGCTGATATTTGGCGGCACGTAACTCTTCCACGCGTGCAGTTTGTTGTTTCGCTAACAAGCTACGATCCAAAGAAGGTTCATGATTTTCTAGACCGTCGAAAGGATTGTTACGCTGCTGTTCAGCCAGCTGGGCAGCCCGGAGCAGAATTTTCGAAGGTACACAACCGACATTAACACAACAACCTCCGATCACATCTCCAGCTTCAACGAGTGTGACTTGTGCTCCATTTTCCACTGCCTTGATAGCACAAGCAAAAGCAGCCGAGCCAGTACCGATGATAGCGACATGCAGCGACTTTTTGTCAGTCACATCTTCACTATCGCAGCCATCTAACGCGACAGGTTGAGCCGTGTAGCCAAGAGCTTTGATGGTATTGATTAGCGTCTGTTCATTGACATCAGATTCTGCTTCGACGACTGCACTGGATTTCGTATAAAAAACGGTGGCATTTCTGACGCCAGGCATGACGATCAAGGCATCTTCGATCTGCTGAGGGCATCTTTCACAAGTCATTCCAGAGATGGAGAATTTACGCATAAAGACCTCCTTATGGATTTGAGTGAGTGTTGTCGGCAGGAAGCACACAACTTTCATTGTCACAGCGTTTATTCGCTGGCGAAAAAATATCCCAGATTGATACCGCTACCATCAGTGCCAAGGCTGAGTACGTCACATAAGTGCTCCAGGCATATTGAAAGAACGGATAAAGTGATAGCAACAACAGAATAGGCCCTAGCATACCAAGCAGGTTACGATGCCACTGCTTGTGACCAATCCAGCCAAGTCCGTTAACTATTAGGCTAACCCAAGCCAATATAGGCAAGAGTGTATTGATAAAGAACCACTACCACTGACTGAGGAACCCTGCCCGATGGCTGCCCCCAAGCTGGCGATGGCCGGAAAGCACATGGCACAACCCATGGCAGACACCACGGCACCTAATGAGCTGGCTTTGTCGCCAATGCGGGTAAAAAGACTCAGCAGGTTCTTCATTAGTATTCGTCCTTTATTGCTTTACCACAGATGGATAGCCGGCATTTTTTGTGGCCTCGGTCAGCTTTTCCACCGTAGTTTTTTCATCATCAAAAGTGACCACGGCTAACTTATCTTCGAAGGTCACTTCAGCTTTGGTAACTCCCTCAACCTGTTGCAATGCTTTTTCCACCGTAATCGGACAAGTTACGCAGGTCATCGTGGGAACTTCAAGCATGACTGTTTGCTGCTTGGCAAACGCACCCAAGCTAAGTATTGATAGTAGGGATAATAGTGCAATTTTTTTCATCTTCTTCTCCAAGGGTTATTTCTCAACGATATAATTAAGCAAACCAGATAATCCAGTAATTGCTAGTGACTAATATTAATGCAATGAAGGCGGTTACCCAGAAAATGATCTGCCGGCGCTTACGTACTTGTGGCATTGCACAAGCGGTTCCAGGCTCACACTCTTCTATAGGTCGATAAACTTTCCAACCGGCAAAACTAAATAAAACCAGTACCAGCAAGATAAAAATAGGGCGGTATGGCTCCAATACGGTCAGATTGCCAATCCAAGAACCACTAACGCCTAGTAGTAACAAGACTAAGGGCCCAGCACAACAAAGCCCAGCACCAATAGCAGCAGCAATACCACCAACTAGCGGTAAACTGGTATCGTTTTTTGCCATGGCTTACTCCACTTCAAATGTTCTGATAGAAAACAGTATAAACTCCGTATCCAAGTACGGAGTCAAGGGATTTAGCGATTGTTATTAGTTGTTTTCTGGGAGAAGGGAAGTAATAATCGGGCAATGTGCCTGTTCAGTGTTGCTTGCACATTGTTTCAGTAAATCATTAAGACTGGTTTCTAAGCGGCGTAGATCAGCCATTTTTGCACGAACACTGGCAAGTTTGTGGTTTGCTATACTTTGTACTTCTTGGCAAGAAGTCTCTTCCAGCATCAGCAAGTTAGCGATCTCATCCAAGGAAAACCCTAACTCTTGAGCACGTTTGATAAACCGAATGCGATTCAAAGTCGTCTCAGGATAACGACGATAACCTTTAACGGGTTTTTGGGGCTGTTCAATTAAGCCGCACCGTTCATAATATCTAACGGTCTCAACGTTTACGCTTGCCAATTTGGCAAGTTGACCAATTACATACATAATTTAACCGTATTGTCGGTACTGAAGTGGGTAGTAAAATTCTAAGTTGAAAGTACGAATATAACAAACAGTGTATCAATAGCGCAAAGTCTGCTGTTAGTTCGTTGAGATATTCAATATATTTCATATGGTTAAACTATTTTTTGGTCGATTTATCACGAATCGTGGCCGTACCTCAATGAAATACCAGCATTGATTTCATCGTGGAAGACATTGAAGTAAAACAGCCTAACTTTGATTCAAAAAAATCCTGAAGTCCTCTTGTGAAGAGTTAGTATATGCTTCAGTTTAATACCTCATGAATCAACATAGAGGTCATTAATTATCAAAACCGATTGACAGTCGGTTTTATCCTGTGCGAGGATGCCAACACATCAAATTGAACTGATATTTCAATGGTTTTAGGCGAACTCGAAAAACAGGTGCTGCAATATTTATGGGCCCACCCAGACTCGGATGTAAAGCAGGTTCACTCTGTGCTGGCTACTCAGCGTGGTGGGGGAACACTGAATACTATCCAAAGCACCCTCGATCGTCTCTTTAAGAAAGGTGTGTTGTCGCGCCATAAAAAAGGGCTGGCTTATTATTACCAGGCTAAACTCGATCGTGAACATCTAATTGCCAAGCTGATTGATAATGTCACCAGCGATTTCATTTCTGAAGGTGAAAACAGTCTAATTGCAGCTTTCTCTTCAATTTCCTCAGATCTTGATGACTCCCAACTTGAAGAGCTTGAAAATCTCATCAAGCAACAAAGAAAATCGAGGGGTTAATAAGCAATATGGTAGTTGGTGATTGGGCTTTAATTCTAAATTTAGTCAGTATCGGGTTGCTGGGGTTGTTTATTATCCACGCACTACAATCGATATTTTGGCTTTTTATTTCTGAAAAGCTAGCGGACTTCAGCCCAAAGCATAGAAAGAGCTTACTACTGGTGTGGGTTGCATGCCCTTATGTGCTAAGTACAGTCATTACACTATTTTTCTACCTCTCTATCACAGGCCCTTTTGAACTACTCGATGAAGTAGCTCATTGGCATCATGCTTACGTTTTCCACTTTGATAGCTGGCATGGATTCTTATTATTGGGCTTCATTGCTTACATAGTCTGGCAGTTGTCTAAAGTCATTAGACGCTGGATGATTCACAGCTCTGACATAAATAGTCTCAATTTATTGAGCAGAGTTATTAGCAGCACAAGCAATAGTAACTCAAGTCCAGAAGTACCCAATTACTATTTGCTGGATAGCGCTAAGCCTGCTGCTTTTGTTGCTGGGATCATTAAACCAAGATGCTATCTTACAAACGGTTTAAAGCGGCAGTTGACTGAAGAAGAGTTAAATATCGTATTACAGCATGAACAGGCGCACTTAACTTCCAATGATGCGTTATCTAAAGGTCTATTTAATTTACTTTGTATTTTCTATCCAGGTTTTATTAAAAAGCCAATCAAGCAGAGTTACGCTTTAGCACTTGAGCAAATTGCTGATCAGAAGGTACTGAAGTCGCATACAGGATTAGATGTCGCAGCAACTTTGGTAAAAGTTGCCAAGCTTCAAAGCTCATACAAAACTAATTTTAGCTACTGCTATTTCGGTTCAGAGCACATAGCCCTGCGGGTTAATGAGTTAATTACACCCGGCCATAAAAAGAGTTTTCCTATAATAATCAGCCTAATCAGTTTTGCGTTATTGTTGTTCTCAACGCTGTCAGTTATTGACGCTTCGCATCATCTTATCGAATCTTTATTTACACACTAATCAGGTTCCTTTATGACGTTTAATTCCTCATCAAACAGGTCTTGTAAACCGATTACCAGTCGGTTTTATCAACGAACACATTTTTGGTGTTCGCGATATCTATTAGCTTGTTTAATGCTCTTTAGTATCAGTGCAGTAGCAGAAACTACTGATAGCACCTACCCAGTTACTTTAGACGAAGCTATTCAAATGACTTTGCAAAACCATCCCGAGATGTCTCGATACCAATACCAAAAGCAACGCTTTGATGGTCTGGTAAAACAGGCGAGTGTGGGTCAAAAGCCAAAACTTGACGTCACTATAGAAGATGCTTTTGGTTCAGGTGATTACAGTGGGTTTGATATAGCCCAAACAACGATTGGAATTACCTGGATATTAGATGGTGATTTGATTGATGGGCGGGTTAAAGCATCAAAGCAAGCTGCATCACAAGTAAATTTTGAAAGAGATATTCAAGCCTTAGATTTATCGGCTAACACAGCTAAGATATTTATCGAGCATGTAGCTTTGCAGGAACAAATCAAGTTAGCTCGATTGAATCTCAAACAAACAGAGGAAGCTTATCAATCCATTGTGAGCCGAAACCAAAAAGGTAAAGGCTCAACAATTGACACTATTCAGATGAAAGCCAATGTGGCGCGTGCAGAATTGATGATTGAGGATTTAGAGCATGAGCTGAAAGCCAGTCAGCGACGCTTCCTGAACCAGGTTGGAGAGCAAAGCAGGTTGCTGACTCCGAAAGGCAACCTTTTTTCAATTCCAGACATAAACTCTTTTGATGAGTCATTGGTTAAACTTAAGCAGCACCCAAGATTATCATCCTTTGCCAATAAAAGCCGTGTTCTTGAATCTCAAATCGAATTGGCTCGAATTGAAGCAGAACCCAAGTGGGAAATATCTACTGGCGTGAGGCGTTATGAAAGAACCAGTGATGTCGGTATCGTTGCAGGTTTTTCCGTGCCACTTGGCAGCAGTAGTAGCAATGCTGGCAAAATTCAATCTTTACGTGCAGAGCAATCTATTTATCAAGTCGAAGCAGAAGTTCTTAAGCGAGAACTCAACACCCAACTGTATGTCTTGTTGCAGGAAATTGAGCACAGCAAACATGTAATCGATGTTAATCAGGAAACCATTATTCCGCTTTTAAAAGAAGCCAAAGAAGAAGTTAATAAAGCCTATGAAATAGGCCGAACAAGTTACCTTCAATGGTTCAACATCCATCAAGACTACCTGGCCGCACATTTAAATTTAATCAGTACCTATAAAACGCTGCATCTGCAAAATATTGAGCTACAGCGACTGACCGGTACTTCATTAGAAACTTTAGAGAACTAATTATGCATAAGTTTACTATCAAAGCGATTTTAATCAGTTTGTTAATGTTGGTTTCAGTTGGTTTTACGTCTGAAGTCGCTGCATTTTCTGGTTCTTCAGAAGTGGAAGAAGAAGTCGTAGAGAAAGGTCCACACAATGGACGCATGCTACGCCAGGATGGTTTTGCGATTGAACTGTCAATCTTTGAAACAGGTGTGCCACCAGAGTTTCGTGTATGGGTAACTAAAGATGGCGACTCCGTTGCGCCAGAGCAGGTTGATTTGAACGTTAAGCTGACACGTCTGGGGGGAGTCGTTGATGATATCAACTTTCAGCCAGAAAATGATTACCTCAGAGGCGATATGGTGATCTATGAACCACACTCATTTTTGGTAACGGTTACGGCCAATCATCAAGGGACGTCCTATAGTTGGGAGTACGATAACTTTGAGGGTAGAACTGAAATCGCCGATAAGGTCGCGCAAGCAATGGGCATTGAAACTGGCATTGCCGGTCCAGCTACCTTGCACCAGACTATCGAGGTTTATGGTGAACTGAAATGGCCACCCGGAGCACAGCGCCAAATTAAAGCTCGTTTTGCAGGTGAAATTCGTAAGGTCTATGTTGACCTGGGTTCATCAGTAAAAAAAGGGGAGGTTTTAATGACCATTGAAAGTAATGAGAGTCTAAAACCTTATTCTATCCGTTCACCGATTACTGGTGTAGTAACTGATTTATTCTCCAATGAAGGAGAGCAGGCCAACGCTCAAGTTTTACTGGAGGTTACAACAACCGATAAGCTGGTTGCAGAGTTAGCTATTTACCCAACAGACAGGGCAAAGGTGAAACTTAATGCACCTGTTGAATTGATGATTAGCGGGTTTGATACTCCAGTTCGCTCAACCATTGATAGCAGCCTGCCTCAGACTCGCTCTGACCAGGCGAAGCTTTACCGCGTTAAAGTCGATAACACTGAACTCGGGCTTAGTGAAGGACAGTTTGTCACCGCTAAAATTGAAGTGAATACTCTGGAAGTTCCCTTGGCTGTAAAAAGAACTGGATTACAGGCATTCAGAGATTTTACGGTCGTCTATGCCAAAGTAGGCGAGCAGTACGAAGTGAGAATGCTTGAGCTTGGTGAACAAGATAGCGAGTGGGTTGAAGTTCTGGGAGGACTTGAACCTGGCACCGAATACGTTACTGAAAACAGTTTTATTATCAAAGCCGATATCGAAAAATCCGGCGCGTCGCACGACCATTAGGAGTGAGCAATGCTGGATAAAATTTTACGATTTTCGATACATCGAAATTTTTTAATACTGATTGCAGTTCTCGCTTTAGCGGGGCTTGGGCTTTGGAATTTTAAAAAGCTGCCGATTGATGCGGTACCTGATATCACTAATGTGCAGGTTATGATCAATACGGAAGCGCCCGGTTATACGCCACTTGAGGTTGAGCAGCGTGTCACCTATCCATTAGAAACCGCATTAGCTGGCCTGCCTGGTTTAGCCAACACGCGCTCAGTTTCACGTTATGGCCTGTCACAGGTTATCGCTATATTTGACGACGAAACTGATGTCTATTTTGCAAGACAACTGGTCAATGAGCGACTTGTTTCTGCTAAATCAGAATTGCCATCGGGCCTTGAGCCAGAGCTTGGTCCTATAGCAACTGGCCTGGGTGAAATTTTCATGTTCACCGTTGATGCTGAACCTGGAGCGGTTAACGAAGAAGGTGAACCCATTACCCCAATGGATTTACGGACGGTCCATGACTGGATCATTCGACCGCAGTTAATGCGCGTTCCGGGTGTAGTCGAAGTTAACCCGATCGGCGGTTATGAGCGTGAAATTCTAGTCGCTTTTGAGCCGAAAAAACTGCTTGCGTTTAAATTAACTCAGGCTGATGTTATTTCAGCGATTCAACAGAACAATGCCAATCAGGGCGCCGGTTTCATTGAGCAAAGTGGTGCTCAATGGCTGATACGTATTCCCGGTCAGGCTGAAAACCTGGAGGCTATTGAATCTATTCCATTAAGCACTCAAAACGGTTCAAGCATCAGAGTATCGGATGTGGCTACAGTGAGCGAAGGCCACGGCTTGAGAACTGGCGCAGCCACACAAAATGGGCGTGAAGTTGTCATGAGCACCGTCTTCATGTTGATTGGCGAGAACAGCCGCACCGTTGCGCATGCGGTTGGCGAAAAACTCAAAGAAATTAACGATACTCTTCCCGAAGGAGTGGTTGCGACTGCCGTTTACGACAGAACCAAGCTGGTTGACGAAACCCTGAAAACGGTAACCACAAATCTCACAGAAGGTGCCTTATTGGTCATCGTCATTCTGTTCCTGTTGTTAGGCAATATTCGTGCAGCTTTCTTGACCGCATTAGTTATTCCTTTTGCAATGCTGATGACTATTACCGGCATGGTGCAAACACGAGTCAGTGCCAATTTAATGAGTCTCGGTGCTTTAGATTTTGGTTTGTTAGTTGATGGAGCAATTATTATTGTTGAGAACTGTCTGCGGCGACTCAGTCAAAATAGTCATCAACAAGGTCAGCTAGCATTAAGAGAGCGTCTCGACATAGTCTTTAACGCTACGCGTGAAGTCATTCGTCCGGCCATGTTTGGTGTTTTTATCATCACTGCGGTATACCTTCCGATATTTGCGCTGGAAGGCGTCGAAGGCAAAATGTTCCACCCAATGGCCATCACTGTAGTCATAGCACTTTTAAGCGCTATGCTGCTGTCGATCACGTTCGTTCCTGCGGCTACTGCATTGCTGTTTAAAAAGCCTGTTCAGGAAAAGCACAATTACATAATGAAAGGCGCCGCGAAGATCTATCAACCAGCTCTTAGTTGGGTGTTAAAAGCTAGATGGATTGTGGTTTCAGTTGCTGCTTTGTTAGTGGTTATCAGTGGTTATCAGGCAACAAGATTAGGTAGCGAGTTTGTACCCAATCTTGATGAAGGTGATATTGCTATGCATGCGCTACGCATTCCTGGGACATCCTTGAGTCAGGCCATTGCATTGCAAGAAAGTCTTGAAGACAAAATTAAGGAAATGCCAGAAGTCGAGAGGGTCTTCGCTAAAATTGGTACTGCTGATGTCGCTACTGACGCTGTTCCTCCAAGCGTTGCAGATAATTTTATTATTTTAAAACCTCGCAGCGAATGGCCTGATCCCGACAAAACTAAAAATCAGGTGGTTCAGGAGTTGTCGGATCTAGTCAATCAAATACCCGGCAATCGCTATGAATTCTTACAACCGATTCAAATGCGCTTCAATGAACTTTTAGCTGGTGTCAGAGCAGAGCTTGCGATTAAAGTTTTTGGTGACGATTTAGAGCAACTGGCTGCGCTGGGAGATGAGATTGAAGGAGCGATAAGTTCCGTTGA includes these proteins:
- a CDS encoding cation diffusion facilitator family transporter, giving the protein MHDHSHSHGSNNRIGWAFFLNVTFTIIEFIGGILTNSTAIMADAVHDLGDSLSIGFAWFLSKVSEKGSNSEFTYGYRRLSLFGALINGLVLIIGSVWVLTEAIPKLLQPEMPMVEGMIALAVFGVLVNGFAAYKLSKGKTLNERILNWHLLEDVLGWVAVLIVSIVLLFVDWPILDPALSFLFTLYILINVAKNLWHTIRLFLQAIPDKELSKSVYKTLIELEEVDSIHHLHLWSLDGEHHVLTAHLALQDALSMQQQLELKKSIAERLSKFNLEHTTIELEMTDEQCRDASEAL
- a CDS encoding bile acid:sodium symporter, coding for MVAFFNAVNTAFSPFVVPLLFLWLTGIQLEVPLVSIILELALVVLVPTILGVTLRTNFPTIISKHDSTYAGIGSVFYLVILLAVVASNAETIIGYG
- the merA gene encoding mercury(II) reductase translates to MRKFSISGMTCERCPQQIEDALIVMPGVRNATVFYTKSSAVVEAESDVNEQTLINTIKALGYTAQPVALDGCDSEDVTDKKSLHVAIIGTGSAAFACAIKAVENGAQVTLVEAGDVIGGCCVNVGCVPSKILLRAAQLAEQQRNNPFDGLENHEPSLDRSLLAKQQTARVEELRAAKYQHILDTNPALSLVQGYASFKDTHTLTIRNKDGYEQELVADRFLIASGSQPSIPPIPGLVDTPYWTSTEALFETELPEHLLVIGSSVVAVELAQAYRRLGAEVTILARSTLLLREDPLLGEGLTVAFEQEGIRVLEHTQASQVSYEDNKFILDTEQGEIRGDKLLVATGRAPNTGKLNLAAAGVEKEANGAVTVGDQMRTSQSHIYAAGDCSNMPQLVYVAAAAGSRAGINMTGGEARLNLSAMPAVIFTEPQVATVGLSEQEAHAQNIETESRVLPLENVPRALANFDSQGFIKLVVEAGSQRLIGAQVLAHDGGEIIQSAALAIHNHMTVDDLADQLFPYLTMVEGLKLCAQTFSKDIKELSCCAG
- the merP gene encoding mercury resistance system periplasmic binding protein MerP, coding for MKKIALLSLLSILSLGAFAKQQTVMLEVPTMTCVTCPITVEKALQQVEGVTKAEVTFEDKLAVVTFDDEKTTVEKLTEATKNAGYPSVVKQ
- a CDS encoding mercuric transporter MerT family protein; translation: MAKNDTSLPLVGGIAAAIGAGLCCAGPLVLLLLGVSGSWIGNLTVLEPYRPIFILLVLVLFSFAGWKVYRPIEECEPGTACAMPQVRKRRQIIFWVTAFIALILVTSNYWIIWFA
- the merR gene encoding Hg(II)-responsive transcriptional regulator codes for the protein MYVIGQLAKLASVNVETVRYYERCGLIEQPQKPVKGYRRYPETTLNRIRFIKRAQELGFSLDEIANLLMLEETSCQEVQSIANHKLASVRAKMADLRRLETSLNDLLKQCASNTEQAHCPIITSLLPENN
- a CDS encoding BlaI/MecI/CopY family transcriptional regulator, with translation MVLGELEKQVLQYLWAHPDSDVKQVHSVLATQRGGGTLNTIQSTLDRLFKKGVLSRHKKGLAYYYQAKLDREHLIAKLIDNVTSDFISEGENSLIAAFSSISSDLDDSQLEELENLIKQQRKSRG
- a CDS encoding M56 family metallopeptidase translates to MVVGDWALILNLVSIGLLGLFIIHALQSIFWLFISEKLADFSPKHRKSLLLVWVACPYVLSTVITLFFYLSITGPFELLDEVAHWHHAYVFHFDSWHGFLLLGFIAYIVWQLSKVIRRWMIHSSDINSLNLLSRVISSTSNSNSSPEVPNYYLLDSAKPAAFVAGIIKPRCYLTNGLKRQLTEEELNIVLQHEQAHLTSNDALSKGLFNLLCIFYPGFIKKPIKQSYALALEQIADQKVLKSHTGLDVAATLVKVAKLQSSYKTNFSYCYFGSEHIALRVNELITPGHKKSFPIIISLISFALLLFSTLSVIDASHHLIESLFTH
- a CDS encoding TolC family protein, with the translated sequence MLFSISAVAETTDSTYPVTLDEAIQMTLQNHPEMSRYQYQKQRFDGLVKQASVGQKPKLDVTIEDAFGSGDYSGFDIAQTTIGITWILDGDLIDGRVKASKQAASQVNFERDIQALDLSANTAKIFIEHVALQEQIKLARLNLKQTEEAYQSIVSRNQKGKGSTIDTIQMKANVARAELMIEDLEHELKASQRRFLNQVGEQSRLLTPKGNLFSIPDINSFDESLVKLKQHPRLSSFANKSRVLESQIELARIEAEPKWEISTGVRRYERTSDVGIVAGFSVPLGSSSSNAGKIQSLRAEQSIYQVEAEVLKRELNTQLYVLLQEIEHSKHVIDVNQETIIPLLKEAKEEVNKAYEIGRTSYLQWFNIHQDYLAAHLNLISTYKTLHLQNIELQRLTGTSLETLEN
- a CDS encoding efflux RND transporter periplasmic adaptor subunit, with product MHKFTIKAILISLLMLVSVGFTSEVAAFSGSSEVEEEVVEKGPHNGRMLRQDGFAIELSIFETGVPPEFRVWVTKDGDSVAPEQVDLNVKLTRLGGVVDDINFQPENDYLRGDMVIYEPHSFLVTVTANHQGTSYSWEYDNFEGRTEIADKVAQAMGIETGIAGPATLHQTIEVYGELKWPPGAQRQIKARFAGEIRKVYVDLGSSVKKGEVLMTIESNESLKPYSIRSPITGVVTDLFSNEGEQANAQVLLEVTTTDKLVAELAIYPTDRAKVKLNAPVELMISGFDTPVRSTIDSSLPQTRSDQAKLYRVKVDNTELGLSEGQFVTAKIEVNTLEVPLAVKRTGLQAFRDFTVVYAKVGEQYEVRMLELGEQDSEWVEVLGGLEPGTEYVTENSFIIKADIEKSGASHDH
- a CDS encoding efflux RND transporter permease subunit, which gives rise to MLDKILRFSIHRNFLILIAVLALAGLGLWNFKKLPIDAVPDITNVQVMINTEAPGYTPLEVEQRVTYPLETALAGLPGLANTRSVSRYGLSQVIAIFDDETDVYFARQLVNERLVSAKSELPSGLEPELGPIATGLGEIFMFTVDAEPGAVNEEGEPITPMDLRTVHDWIIRPQLMRVPGVVEVNPIGGYEREILVAFEPKKLLAFKLTQADVISAIQQNNANQGAGFIEQSGAQWLIRIPGQAENLEAIESIPLSTQNGSSIRVSDVATVSEGHGLRTGAATQNGREVVMSTVFMLIGENSRTVAHAVGEKLKEINDTLPEGVVATAVYDRTKLVDETLKTVTTNLTEGALLVIVILFLLLGNIRAAFLTALVIPFAMLMTITGMVQTRVSANLMSLGALDFGLLVDGAIIIVENCLRRLSQNSHQQGQLALRERLDIVFNATREVIRPAMFGVFIITAVYLPIFALEGVEGKMFHPMAITVVIALLSAMLLSITFVPAATALLFKKPVQEKHNYIMKGAAKIYQPALSWVLKARWIVVSVAALLVVISGYQATRLGSEFVPNLDEGDIAMHALRIPGTSLSQAIALQESLEDKIKEMPEVERVFAKIGTADVATDAVPPSVADNFIILKPRSEWPDPDKTKNQVVQELSDLVNQIPGNRYEFLQPIQMRFNELLAGVRAELAIKVFGDDLEQLAALGDEIEGAISSVEGIADLQVEQITGLPMLVIEPDAKKLAQYGISKALLQQQLATAMRGTVAGKYYEGDIRSDIVVRLNETSRSNMDNLNRLPIQINGDTAVPLQELATVKQVIGANQVNRENGKRRVVVTANVRGRDLGSFVEDIQTAINSNVDIPAGYWVEYGGTYQKLQSASDRLSLVVPLTLLMIIGLLILALGSIKDALIIFSGVPLALTGGVAALMLRDIPFSISAAVGFIALSGIAILNGLVMVSFIRELIKDRITLDKAIFQGALTRLRPVLTTALVASLGFVPMALNTGIGSEVQRPLATVVIGGIISSTLLTLFVIPALYKLLHKENTPNKEQVSE